The Populus alba chromosome 6, ASM523922v2, whole genome shotgun sequence genome contains a region encoding:
- the LOC118052919 gene encoding 7-deoxyloganetin glucosyltransferase-like isoform X1 produces the protein MFRKTLADKPHVICIPCPAQSHVKAMLKLAKLLHSRGFLITFVNTEFNHRRLLKSRGPYSLNGLPDFRFESIPDGLPPSDENATQDGQAIFEACKKNLLAPFNELLAKLNDTASSDVPQLTCIVSDGFVPAAITAAQRHGIPVALFFSISACSFMGLKQYKELKERGLFPLKDESFLTNGYLDQVLDWIPGTKDMRLRDLPSFLRTTDPDDYCFNFCMECAERASEGSAVIFHTFDALEKEVLSALYSMFPRVYTIGPLQLLLNQMKEDYLDSIGYNLWKEEVECLQWLDSKKPNSVLYVNFGSIAVATKQQLIELGMGLAKSGHPFLWITRPDMVTGDSAILPPEFTDETKDRGFISNWCPQEEVLNHPSIGGFLTHSGWNSTAESISSGVPMLCLPFFADQPTNCRYTCNEWGIGMEIDSNAERDKVEKLVRELMEGEKGKGREVRKKVMEWRKLAEEAAGPSGSSSMILILILILILIQPFQINYRTKIGRRFKKLILQIVHIWSLSLDPL, from the exons ATGTTTCGCAAAACCTTAGCAGACAAGCCTCATGTAATCTGTATTCCCTGTCCAGCTCAAAGCCATGTAAAGGCAATGCTTAAACTAGCAAAACTACTGCATTCCCGAGGTTTTCTCATAACCTTTGTGAACACAGAGTTCAACCATAGACGCTTGCTTAAATCTAGAGGCCCTTATTCCCTGAATGGCTTGCCCGACTTTCGGTTCGAATCTATCCCAGATGGCCTCCCTCCTTCAGATGAGAATGCTACCCAAGATGGACAAGCAATTTTTGAGGCTTGCAAGAAGAACTTGCTAGCTCCATTTAATGAATTGCTTGCCAAGCTCAATGATACAGCATCTTCTGATGTTCCTCAATTGACTTGCATTGTATCTGATGGATTTGTTCCAGCTGCCATCACTGCTGCTCAGAGGCATGGAATTCCTGTTGCCTTGTTCTTTTCAATCTCTGCTTGCAGTTTCATGGGGCTTAAGCAATATAAAGAGctcaaagaaagaggactgTTTCCATTAAAAG ACGAGAGCTTTTTAACAAATGGCTATTTGGATCAAGTACTAGACTGGATTCCAGGAACGAAAGATATGCGGTTAAGGGATCTTCCAAGTTTTCTTCGTACAACAGATCCAGATGATTATTGTTTCAACTTCTGCATGGAATGTGCTGAGAGAGCATCTGAAGGTTCTGCAGTGATTTTCCATACTTTTGATGCTTTGGAGAAAGAAGTCCTGAGTGCTCTTTACTCAATGTTTCCTCGTGTCTACACGATCGGTCCACTTCAATTACTTCTCAATCAAATGAAAGAAGATTATCTAGATTCTATTGGATATAATCTATGGAAAGAAGAGGTTGAGTGTCTCCAATGGCTTGATTCCAAGAAACCAAACTCCGTCCTTTATGTGAATTTTGGTAGCATAGCAGTCGCCACAAAGCAGCAGCTGATTGAATTGGGAATGGGACTTGCTAAAAGTGGTCACCCATTTTTATGGATAACAAGGCCTGACATGGTCACAGGCGACTCCGCCATATTGCCACCGGAATTTACTGACGAGACTAAAGACAGAGGATTTATTTCAAACTGGTGTCCGCAAGAGGAAGTTCTCAACCACCCATCAATAGGAGGTTTCCTAACACATAGTGGATGGAATTCAACAGCTGAGAGCATTTCTTCTGGGGTGCCCATGCTTTGCTTGCCGTTCTTTGCTGATCAACCAACAAACTGTAGGTACACTTGCAATGAGTGGGGCATCGGAATGGAGATTGATAGCAATGCGGAAAGAGATAAAGTGGAGAAGCTTGTGCGAGAGTTGATGGAAGGAGAGAAAGGTAAAGGTAGGGAGGTAAGGAAAAAAGTCATGGAGTGGAGAAAATTAGCAGAGGAAGCCGCTGGTCCAAGTGGTTCATCAtccatgattttgattttgattttgattttgattttgattcagCCCTTTCAGATCAATTACCGAACAAAAATAGGCCGAagattcaagaaattaattttacagaTAGTCCACATATGGTCCCTTAGCTTAGATCCATTATAG
- the LOC118052930 gene encoding 7-deoxyloganetin glucosyltransferase-like: protein MRDIRLRDLPSFVRTTDPNDLLFKYCLECTGRASKCSAVIFHTFDVLEQEVLNALYSMFPRVYTIGPLQLLLNQIQEVYLSSIGCNLWKEEVECLQWLDSNKPKSVIYVNFGSITTVTKEQLVEFGMGLAKSGHPFLWIIRPDMVTGDSKILPPEFTEETMERSFICSWCPQEEVLNHPSIGGFLTHSGWGSTIESISSGVPMLCWPFFADQQTNCRYTCSEWGIGMEIDNNVKRDKVEKLVRELMEGEKGKSMKKKAMEWKKLAEEANGPSGSSSMNLDKLVKEVLLS from the coding sequence ATGAGAGATATAAGGCTAAGAGACCTTCCAAGTTTTGTTCGTACAACAGATCCAAATGATCTATTGTTTAAATACTGCTTGGAATGTACTGGGCGGGCTTCTAAATGTTCTGCAGTTATTTTCCATACTTTTGATGTTTTGGAGCAAGAAGTTCTGAATGCCCTTTACTCTATGTTTCCTCGAGTCTATACGATCGGTCCACTACAATTGCTTCTCAATCAGATTCAAGAAGTATATCTAAGTTCTATTGGATGCAATCTTTGGAAAGAAGAGGTTGAGTGTCTCCAATGGCTtgattccaacaaacccaagtCAGTAATATATGTGAATTTTGGTAGTATAACAACCGTCACGAAGGAACAGCTCGTTGAATTTGGCATGGGACTTGCTAAAAGTGGCCATCCATTTTTATGGATAATAAGGCCTGATATGGTCACTGGCGACTCCAAGATATTGCCTCCAGAATTCACTGAAGAAACCATGGAAAGAAGCTTTATTTGTAGTTGGTGTCCGCAAGAGGAAGTCCTCAACCACCCATCAATAGGAGGTTTCCTAACACATAGTGGATGGGGTTCAACAATTGAGAGCATTTCTTCTGGTGTGCCTATGCTTTGTTGGCCATTCTTTGCTGATCAGCAAACAAACTGTAGGTACACATGCTCTGAGTGGGGAATTGGAATGGAGATTGATAACAATGTGAAAAGAGATAAAGTGGAGAAGCTTGTGAGAGAGTTGATGGAGGGAGAGAAAGGTAAGAGCATGAAGAAGAAAGCCATGGAGTGGAAAAAACTAGCAGAGGAGGCCAATGGTCCAAGTGGTTCATCGTCTATGAATTTAGACAAATTGGTGAAGGAAGTGCTTTTgtcgtga
- the LOC118052919 gene encoding 7-deoxyloganetin glucosyltransferase-like isoform X2, with translation MFRKTLADKPHVICIPCPAQSHVKAMLKLAKLLHSRGFLITFVNTEFNHRRLLKSRGPYSLNGLPDFRFESIPDGLPPSDENATQDGQAIFEACKKNLLAPFNELLAKLNDTASSDVPQLTCIVSDGFVPAAITAAQRHGIPVALFFSISACSFMGLKQYKELKERGLFPLKDESFLTNGYLDQVLDWIPGMKDIRLRDLPSFLRTTDPDDYFFNFCMECAERASEGSAVIFHTFDALEKEVLSALYSMFPRVYTIGPLQLLLNQMKEDDLDSIGYNLWKEEVECLQWLDSKKPNSVIYVNFGSVAAATKQQLIELGMGLAKSGHPFLWIIRPDMVTGDSAILPPEFSDETKDRGFISNWCPQEEVLNHPSIGGFLTHSGWNSTAESISSGVPMLCLPFFGDQPTNCRYTCNEWGIGMEIDSNAERDKVEKLVRELMEREKGREVKKKVMEWRKLAEEAAGPSGSSSMNLDELVKAVLLKFE, from the exons ATGTTTCGCAAAACCTTAGCAGACAAGCCTCATGTAATCTGTATTCCCTGTCCAGCTCAAAGCCATGTAAAGGCAATGCTTAAACTAGCAAAACTACTGCATTCCCGAGGTTTTCTCATAACCTTTGTGAACACAGAGTTCAACCATAGACGCTTGCTTAAATCTAGAGGCCCTTATTCCCTGAATGGCTTGCCCGACTTTCGGTTCGAATCTATCCCAGATGGCCTCCCTCCTTCAGATGAGAATGCTACCCAAGATGGACAAGCAATTTTTGAGGCTTGCAAGAAGAACTTGCTAGCTCCATTTAATGAATTGCTTGCCAAGCTCAATGATACAGCATCTTCTGATGTTCCTCAATTGACTTGCATTGTATCTGATGGATTTGTTCCAGCTGCCATCACTGCTGCTCAGAGGCATGGAATTCCTGTTGCCTTGTTCTTTTCAATCTCTGCTTGCAGTTTCATGGGGCTTAAGCAATATAAAGAGctcaaagaaagaggactgTTTCCATTAAAAG ACGAGAGCTTTTTAACAAATGGCTATTTGGATCAAGTACTGGACTGGATTCCTGGAATGAAAGATATACGATTGAGGGATCTTCCAAGTTTTCTTCGTACAACAGATCcagatgattattttttcaacttctgCATGGAATGTGCTGAGAGAGCATCTGAAGGTTCTGCAGTGATTTTCCATACTTTTGATGCTTTGGAGAAAGAAGTCTTGAGTGCTCTTTACTCAATGTTTCCTCGTGTCTACACGATCGGTCCACTTCAATTACTTCTCAATCAAATGAAAGAAGATGATCTAGATTCTATTGGATATAATCTATGGAAAGAAGAGGTTGAGTGTCTCCAATGGCTTGATTCCAAGAAACCAAACTCCGTAATTTATGTGAACTTTGGTAGCGTAGCAGCCGCTACAAAGCAGCAGCTGATTGAATTGGGAATGGGACTTGCTAAAAGTGGCCATCCATTTTTATGGATAATAAGGCCTGACATGGTCACAGGCGACTCCGCCATATTGCCACCGGAATTCAGTGACGAGACTAAAGACAGAGGATTTATTTCAAACTGGTGTCCACAAGAGGAAGTTCTCAACCACCCATCAATAGGAGGTTTCCTAACACATAGTGGATGGAATTCAACAGCTGAGAGCATTTCTTCTGGGGTGCCCATGCTTTGTTTGCCCTTCTTTGGTGATCAACCAACAAACTGTAGGTACACTTGCAATGAGTGGGGCATCGGAATGGAGATTGATAGCAATGCCGAAAGAGATAAAGTGGAGAAGCTTGTGCGAGAGTTGATGGAAAGAGAGAAGGGCAGGGAGGTAAAGAAAAAAGTCATGGAGTGGAGAAAATTAGCAGAGGAAGCCGCTGGTCCAAGTGGGTCATCATCCATGAATTTAGACGAGTTGGTGAAGGCAGTGCTTTTGAAGTTTGAATGA